The following are encoded together in the Serratia odorifera genome:
- a CDS encoding type VI secretion system accessory protein TagJ, which produces MKSLTEMLQGGSIGDATLAVESEIKARPADADLRAALVQLLCLSGNWQRAKAQLKSWQALKPIAQPTTLLLMQSVDAELQRQAVFAGQAAPALLKQDPQWLALMIQALQQDINGEHQAAQASRDSALEQAPAVSGQLTQADANGDNTLSFDWLMDGDGRLGPICELALNGVYYWLPFCDIADIQFQAPQSAIDLVWSHALVRLTDGREQVCQLPARYPLAAGSDDALLLGKRTEWQPLGDSPHYAGFGLKTWLSDSDELPLHGLRQLSFNQDA; this is translated from the coding sequence GTGAAATCATTAACTGAAATGTTGCAAGGTGGCTCCATCGGTGACGCAACGCTGGCGGTAGAATCTGAAATCAAGGCACGACCGGCGGACGCCGATCTGCGTGCCGCCCTGGTGCAACTGCTGTGCCTGAGCGGCAACTGGCAGCGAGCCAAGGCGCAATTAAAATCATGGCAAGCGCTGAAACCCATCGCGCAACCCACCACCTTGCTGCTGATGCAGTCGGTTGACGCCGAGCTGCAACGCCAGGCGGTGTTCGCCGGTCAGGCCGCACCTGCGTTACTGAAACAGGACCCGCAGTGGCTGGCGCTGATGATCCAGGCACTGCAACAGGACATCAACGGCGAGCATCAGGCAGCGCAAGCCTCGCGCGATAGTGCATTGGAACAGGCACCGGCGGTGAGCGGGCAATTGACGCAGGCCGACGCCAACGGCGATAACACCCTCAGCTTCGACTGGCTGATGGACGGCGATGGCCGTCTCGGCCCGATCTGCGAACTGGCGCTGAACGGCGTGTATTACTGGCTGCCGTTCTGCGACATCGCCGACATTCAGTTTCAGGCGCCGCAAAGCGCCATCGATCTGGTGTGGAGCCACGCGCTGGTGCGCCTGACCGACGGCCGCGAGCAGGTGTGTCAATTGCCGGCGCGCTATCCGTTGGCGGCAGGCAGCGACGATGCGCTGCTGCTCGGCAAACGTACCGAATGGCAGCCGCTGGGCGACAGCCCGCATTATGCCGGTTTCGGTCTGAAAACCTGGCTGAGCGACAGCGACGAGCTGCCGTTGCACGGTCTGCGCCAGCTGAGTTTTAACCAGGACGCCTGA
- a CDS encoding type VI secretion system baseplate subunit TssE → MNAKRPAAPPSDGDLRRQGYRQRQDSDRLTSRDKMQPVLLDLLTDDEPQKKQEAQTRNLVSHSELRRRVLRDLQWLFNCVNSESNLDLADLPQVRRSTLNYGIASLAGKRMSDIEWLDIQRALTESILNFEPRILPDGLQVRCISDTGSLELHNVLSIEIKGRLWCVPYPLEFLFRTDVDLENGHFDLKDIG, encoded by the coding sequence ATGAACGCCAAACGCCCGGCCGCGCCCCCCAGCGACGGCGATCTGCGTCGTCAGGGTTATCGCCAGCGTCAGGACAGCGATCGCCTGACCTCGCGCGACAAAATGCAACCGGTACTGCTGGATCTGCTGACCGATGACGAACCGCAGAAAAAACAGGAAGCGCAAACGCGCAACCTGGTGTCACACAGTGAACTGCGCCGCCGGGTGTTGCGCGATCTGCAATGGCTGTTCAACTGCGTCAACAGCGAATCGAATCTCGACCTCGCCGATCTGCCGCAGGTACGTCGCTCAACCCTCAATTACGGCATTGCCTCGCTGGCCGGCAAACGCATGTCGGATATCGAATGGCTGGATATTCAACGCGCGCTCACCGAATCGATCCTCAATTTCGAGCCGCGCATCCTGCCCGACGGCCTGCAGGTGCGCTGTATTTCCGATACCGGTTCGCTGGAGTTGCACAACGTGCTGTCGATTGAGATCAAGGGCCGCCTATGGTGCGTACCCTACCCGCTGGAGTTTCTGTTCCGTACCGACGTAGACCTGGAAAACGGCCATTTCGATCTGAAAGACATAGGGTAA
- the tssF gene encoding type VI secretion system baseplate subunit TssF: MDSKLLEYYNRELAYLREMGAEFAEQYPKVAGRLGMRGIDVADPYIERLMEGFAFLTSRVQLKMDAEFPRFSQRLLEIIYPNYLSPTPSMAIAELQPDSHKGDISNGFVVPRGTMMDSQTLKKNGITCSYTTAHDVTLQPVRLKNVELGGIPADIPLASLGLQHSGCVSALRITLECYDTVTLNNLNLDRLMFYLAGPDLQAQQLLELLMQHTVGLLCQTVDAQPQRRVLAEDALRQEGFDAEQALLPNDLRNFDGYRLLQEYFAFPARFQFFSIGGLQPLLHGVREGKKPLRQFDIVVLLDKQDAALERVIDVSHLALHCTPVINLFPKVAERITVNEKNHEYHLVVDNIRPLDYEVFSVQRLGGSASEKRYEQEFRPFYSTLSEDDGNYGAYFSLRREQRTLSEHARRYGTRTGYLGSEVFVSLVDERQSPWHSDLKYLTADVLCTSRDLPLMLLQQDQGNFVMPDSIPIKQVTLRKGPTPPRPALADGMITWRLISQLQLNYLSMMDGDPEQGAASLRQLLGLYGNLSEPAVAKQIQGVRHCHLRPVYRRVPEPGPIVFARGIAIDLTVDDQAFSGSSPYLLGSVLERLFARLVAMNTFTEMTLSSQQRGEIAHWQARMGKRTLI, from the coding sequence ATGGACAGTAAACTTTTAGAGTATTACAACCGCGAACTGGCCTATCTGCGCGAGATGGGCGCCGAGTTTGCCGAACAGTATCCCAAGGTCGCCGGGCGTCTTGGCATGCGTGGCATTGACGTGGCAGACCCGTACATTGAGCGCCTGATGGAGGGCTTCGCCTTCCTCACCTCACGCGTACAGCTGAAGATGGACGCAGAGTTCCCGCGATTTTCCCAGCGGCTGCTGGAAATCATTTATCCGAATTATTTATCACCCACCCCGTCGATGGCGATTGCCGAGCTACAGCCGGACAGCCATAAGGGCGATATCAGCAACGGCTTCGTGGTACCGCGCGGCACCATGATGGACAGCCAGACGCTGAAGAAAAACGGCATTACCTGCAGTTACACCACCGCGCATGACGTCACGCTGCAACCGGTACGGCTGAAAAACGTCGAACTGGGCGGCATTCCGGCCGATATTCCACTGGCATCGCTCGGCTTGCAGCACAGTGGCTGCGTCAGCGCGCTGCGCATCACGCTGGAATGCTACGACACCGTCACGCTGAACAACCTGAATCTCGATCGGCTGATGTTCTACCTGGCCGGCCCGGATCTGCAAGCACAGCAACTGCTGGAACTGCTGATGCAGCATACCGTCGGCCTGCTGTGCCAAACCGTCGATGCACAGCCGCAGCGCCGGGTACTGGCAGAGGACGCGCTGCGCCAGGAGGGATTCGACGCCGAGCAGGCGTTATTACCCAACGATCTGCGCAACTTTGACGGCTATCGCCTGTTGCAGGAATACTTCGCTTTCCCGGCGCGCTTTCAGTTCTTCAGCATCGGTGGCTTACAGCCGCTGCTGCACGGGGTTCGCGAAGGCAAAAAACCGCTGCGTCAGTTCGACATCGTGGTGTTGCTCGACAAGCAGGATGCCGCGCTGGAGCGCGTAATCGACGTCAGCCATCTGGCGCTGCACTGCACGCCGGTGATCAACCTGTTCCCGAAAGTCGCCGAACGCATCACGGTCAACGAGAAAAACCATGAATATCACCTGGTGGTCGACAACATACGCCCGCTGGATTATGAGGTGTTTTCGGTGCAACGGCTGGGAGGCAGCGCCAGCGAAAAACGCTACGAGCAGGAGTTTCGTCCGTTTTACAGCACCCTGAGCGAGGATGACGGCAATTACGGTGCCTATTTCTCACTACGCCGCGAACAGCGCACGCTGTCTGAACATGCACGTCGCTACGGCACACGCACCGGCTATCTCGGTTCCGAGGTGTTCGTGTCGCTGGTGGACGAACGCCAGTCACCGTGGCACAGCGATCTGAAATACCTGACCGCCGACGTACTGTGCACCAGCCGCGATTTGCCGTTGATGCTGCTGCAACAGGATCAGGGCAACTTCGTGATGCCGGATTCCATTCCGATCAAACAGGTCACGCTGAGAAAAGGGCCTACGCCCCCGCGCCCGGCGCTGGCGGACGGCATGATCACCTGGCGACTGATCAGCCAGTTGCAACTCAACTACCTGAGCATGATGGACGGCGATCCGGAACAAGGCGCAGCCAGCCTGCGACAACTGCTCGGCCTGTACGGCAACCTGAGCGAACCGGCGGTCGCCAAGCAGATCCAGGGGGTGCGTCACTGTCATCTGCGACCGGTCTACCGCCGGGTGCCGGAGCCAGGGCCGATCGTGTTCGCGCGCGGCATTGCCATTGATCTTACCGTTGACGATCAGGCGTTTTCCGGCAGCAGCCCCTACCTGCTGGGCAGCGTGCTGGAGCGGCTGTTCGCCCGACTGGTGGCGATGAACACCTTTACCGAAATGACGCTGTCCAGCCAGCAACGCGGTGAGATCGCCCACTGGCAGGCACGCATGGGCAAAAGGACGTTGATATGA